A genomic segment from Comamonas terrigena NBRC 13299 encodes:
- a CDS encoding YciI family protein, whose protein sequence is MRWIAIFTDTPAMLAVRAQWGNAHLTYLDQHRDEIVLAGGCRHSPEGDYVGGLWILDVPDRARAVQLVEQDPYFIYGARHYELRTWGKAFADRVVPL, encoded by the coding sequence ATGCGCTGGATTGCCATTTTTACCGACACGCCAGCCATGCTGGCGGTGCGTGCGCAATGGGGCAACGCACATTTGACGTATCTGGACCAGCACCGCGATGAGATCGTGCTGGCTGGAGGTTGCCGCCACAGTCCCGAGGGCGATTACGTTGGCGGCCTGTGGATTCTGGATGTACCCGACCGTGCCCGGGCCGTGCAACTGGTCGAGCAAGACCCGTACTTTATCTACGGCGCACGCCATTACGAACTGCGCACCTGGGGCAAGGCGTTTGCCGACAGGGTGGTGCCACTTTAA